Proteins from a single region of Thermosinus carboxydivorans Nor1:
- a CDS encoding DUF6290 family protein, whose amino-acid sequence MAALKTIVSVRFTPREKRLLEAYAKLHGKKQSDVLREAAMRLIEDDQDFRLLEEAKRKTERYYTLKEARQELELESETV is encoded by the coding sequence ATGGCCGCTCTTAAGACCATCGTTTCCGTCCGCTTCACCCCCAGAGAAAAACGGCTGCTCGAGGCATACGCCAAGCTGCACGGCAAAAAACAGTCCGATGTTCTGCGTGAAGCGGCAATGCGATTAATTGAAGACGACCAGGATTTCCGCCTGCTGGAAGAAGCAAAACGCAAAACCGAGCGGTACTATACGCTGAAGGAAGCGAGGCAGGAACTTGAGCTGGAAAGTGAAACTGTCTGA
- a CDS encoding type II toxin-antitoxin system RelE family toxin has protein sequence MSWKVKLSDQVVKQLKKIDPVAREMLLTYLEQRIEGSADPRRYGEPLKGNLSGYWRYRIGQYRLLCEIEDIEDNEVTVYVIAIGHRREIYYR, from the coding sequence TTGAGCTGGAAAGTGAAACTGTCTGACCAGGTCGTCAAGCAACTCAAAAAAATCGATCCGGTCGCCAGAGAAATGCTTCTTACCTACCTTGAACAGCGCATTGAAGGCTCTGCCGACCCGCGCCGATATGGCGAACCGTTAAAAGGAAATTTGAGTGGTTATTGGCGCTACCGGATTGGCCAGTACCGATTGCTATGCGAAATTGAAGATATTGAAGATAATGAAGTCACAGTGTATGTCATAGCCATAGGTCATCGGCGAGAAATTTATTATAGGTAA
- a CDS encoding AbrB/MazE/SpoVT family DNA-binding domain-containing protein, producing the protein MTEFRIPVSSQGQITLPKPVRERLGIKSGKPSRVTIHVRGDGAVVIEPEPTVDSLFGILKPASPVKPANIYEIREALVHERMRTLGYASKAD; encoded by the coding sequence ATGACCGAATTTCGCATCCCTGTTAGCAGCCAAGGGCAAATTACCTTGCCTAAGCCGGTCAGAGAACGTCTTGGCATAAAAAGCGGCAAACCCAGTCGTGTTACCATCCATGTGCGCGGCGACGGAGCCGTCGTCATTGAACCAGAGCCAACGGTGGACAGCTTGTTTGGCATCCTCAAACCAGCGTCTCCGGTCAAGCCGGCTAATATTTACGAAATAAGGGAGGCACTGGTGCATGAACGGATGCGCACCCTCGGCTACGCCTCGAAGGCTGATTGA
- a CDS encoding PIN domain-containing protein — protein sequence MNGCAPSATPRRLIDTNIMLRYLVGDGGEQAIKARGLFQDASDGKVILVIPEVVLVECVHVLRSYYRVDRADIAKALRGVIRLPGVETMTPAPVLTRSLDFFASVNVPWPDALIAANALEQMAPEIYSFDGHFDKFDGVRKLTP from the coding sequence ATGAACGGATGCGCACCCTCGGCTACGCCTCGAAGGCTGATTGACACAAACATTATGCTGCGCTACCTCGTCGGCGACGGCGGGGAACAAGCAATAAAAGCGCGCGGGCTGTTTCAGGACGCCAGTGACGGCAAAGTCATCCTTGTCATTCCTGAAGTAGTCTTGGTGGAATGTGTCCACGTTCTACGCAGCTACTACCGGGTAGATCGCGCCGATATTGCCAAGGCATTACGCGGAGTAATCCGCTTGCCTGGCGTTGAAACCATGACGCCTGCACCTGTTCTCACCCGAAGCCTTGACTTTTTTGCAAGCGTAAATGTTCCTTGGCCTGACGCACTTATTGCCGCGAACGCCCTGGAACAAATGGCACCAGAAATTTATTCGTTTGACGGACATTTTGACAAGTTTGACGGCGTCAGGAAATTGACGCCGTAG